A genomic stretch from Candidatus Latescibacterota bacterium includes:
- a CDS encoding AAA family ATPase: MPDPAAQTTELADVMANCLSLDNPRSLFLFAGAGSGKTRAVVEAMKKFREKHGQSFRLSGRNVGVITYTNAACDEIKHRTYYDPIFSISTIHSFAWELIRSYHDDIREWLDHNLTTQISDLEEKQRKGRAGKASADRVVQIEKKKARLARLDTIKYFAYNPNGDNIGKNSLNHTEVICISTAFLADKLLMQRILIRKYPILLVDEVQDTQKDLIDAFLAVQQEHSKEFCLALFGDEMQRIYSDGKTGIAKAIPDDWAKPAITINHRCPKRIVRLINTIRAEADGQAQEPREDASEGFVRLFLVQDGDETNKTAVESEIARRMAEVTSDNQWFGENREVKTLTLEHHMAARRGGFSDFFEPLYQVAKFKTGLLDGTLSGIPFFAQKVLPLVTALQSADRFAVARIVKKSPLVSADTLKLSKSPMDEIHKADDTVRSLFTLWDDDNDPSLIAVLKAIAAIGLLAIPDVFAPVISRPDSAEDESDADDPAESAHDPSIDAWDKALTAPFSQLKSYVQYISDESPFGTHQGIKGLEYPRVMVILDDNEARGFMFSYDKLFGAKEPTSTDQRNLADGKETAVDRTRRLFYVTCSRTKNSLAIVAYTVEKEKVTTHLKNAGWFEDDEIIDI; encoded by the coding sequence ATGCCTGATCCTGCCGCGCAGACCACTGAGCTCGCCGATGTCATGGCGAACTGTCTCAGTCTGGATAATCCCAGGAGTTTATTCCTGTTTGCCGGTGCCGGGTCTGGGAAGACGCGCGCCGTTGTTGAAGCAATGAAGAAGTTTCGCGAGAAGCATGGCCAGTCTTTCCGTCTTTCCGGTCGGAATGTTGGCGTCATCACGTATACGAATGCTGCATGTGATGAGATCAAGCACCGAACCTATTACGATCCGATATTCTCAATATCCACTATTCACAGCTTTGCTTGGGAACTGATTCGATCATATCATGACGATATTCGCGAGTGGCTCGATCACAATCTGACAACCCAAATCAGCGACCTCGAAGAAAAGCAGCGAAAGGGCAGAGCTGGTAAGGCTTCTGCTGATCGTGTTGTACAGATCGAGAAGAAGAAGGCGCGGTTGGCTCGTCTCGATACAATCAAGTACTTCGCTTACAATCCGAATGGCGACAACATCGGCAAGAACTCACTGAATCACACAGAAGTCATCTGTATTTCGACTGCGTTTCTTGCAGATAAGCTGCTGATGCAGCGAATTCTGATTCGCAAGTATCCGATCCTGCTTGTTGACGAAGTTCAAGACACCCAGAAGGATTTGATCGATGCGTTTCTTGCCGTTCAGCAAGAGCATTCAAAGGAATTCTGTTTGGCTCTCTTCGGGGATGAAATGCAGCGAATATATTCAGACGGGAAAACGGGTATCGCGAAAGCAATTCCAGATGACTGGGCAAAGCCTGCTATTACTATCAACCATAGATGCCCAAAGCGCATCGTAAGGCTCATCAACACGATCAGAGCCGAAGCAGATGGGCAAGCACAGGAGCCAAGAGAAGATGCTTCAGAGGGATTTGTCCGACTGTTCCTTGTGCAAGATGGTGATGAGACCAACAAGACCGCTGTCGAATCAGAGATTGCCAGAAGGATGGCTGAAGTCACATCAGACAATCAGTGGTTTGGAGAGAATAGAGAAGTGAAGACACTCACGCTTGAGCATCACATGGCCGCGAGGCGAGGTGGGTTTAGTGACTTCTTCGAACCGCTCTATCAAGTTGCAAAGTTCAAGACCGGATTGCTTGATGGAACATTAAGCGGTATTCCGTTTTTCGCGCAGAAGGTGCTTCCTCTGGTAACGGCACTGCAATCAGCGGATAGATTTGCTGTTGCGCGAATTGTCAAGAAATCCCCGCTTGTATCCGCTGACACACTGAAACTCAGCAAATCGCCAATGGATGAGATCCACAAAGCCGACGATACTGTAAGATCGCTCTTTACCCTGTGGGACGACGACAACGATCCATCCCTGATAGCTGTTCTGAAAGCAATTGCGGCTATCGGGCTGCTTGCCATACCTGACGTATTTGCACCTGTCATATCTCGACCGGATTCAGCAGAAGATGAGAGTGATGCTGATGATCCCGCTGAATCTGCCCACGATCCAAGCATTGATGCATGGGACAAGGCTCTTACCGCTCCATTTAGCCAACTGAAATCCTATGTCCAATATATCTCGGATGAATCTCCATTTGGGACCCATCAGGGAATCAAAGGATTGGAGTATCCGCGTGTGATGGTGATTTTGGACGATAACGAAGCTCGCGGATTTATGTTTAGCTACGACAAGCTATTCGGAGCGAAAGAACCAACATCAACTGATCAGAGGAATCTCGCAGATGGGAAAGAAACAGCTGTCGACAGGACACGACGACTATTCTATGTCACATGCAGTCGGACCAAAAACAGCCTGGCCATCGTGGCGTACACAGTCGAAAAGGAGAAGGTAACCACCCACTTGAAGAATGCAGGGTGGTTTGAGGATGACGAAATCATAGATATTTGA
- a CDS encoding AAA family ATPase, translated as MNIDFVEIQNFRKLKSCRVEIASQETILVGANNSGKTSAIDSMSLFLKKHRRNNIATTDFTLSNWSQINQIGTHWVSADDDTLPDLTLAQWLPYLPSIDIWLNAADADIHHVIHLLPTLDWTPKQKLGVRLVFAPINIEKLYKDFRDAYQAARDTEPSDSSKGKRRLSLWPGSMRNFLDRTLREQFEVKAYILDPAKCCDPEKGVARPQPLPADSEPMDRDPFDGLFKIDVITAQRGFSDPTTEDESRGTFASLSTQLRQYFTKHLNPSDSPDASDIEALEAIEEAKAIFDEKLRTSFKPAIGELEGLNYPGFSDPRISLTSELRAVDTLDHKAAVQFDVLPEGVDTAALSLPEQYNGLGYQNLISMVFSLIRFRDEWMRVGKAARKQSGDETIIEPLHIVLIEEPEAHLHAQVQQVFIKRAYAVLRNHAKLAGPQLNTQMIVSTHSSHIAHELDFTCLRYFRRKPAAQKGEIPSATVVNLSKTFGSTSETSKFATRYIKSTHCDLFFADAAILVEGSAERMLVPHFIKNGFKKLDQSYISLLEIGGSHAHRLKPLLATLGLLSLVITDLDSIGETGTAKIFPERGKKYRTGNATLKKWLPKKQSLDEILDCSNDDKQSDNEQIRVAYQCPIMLKYKYDSTEEETIPYTFEDSLALTNLELFRGYSAPTGLLKKLAEALDKPTLPEAANEMFNSLGAGSKAGMALELLYLTEPSELKPPAYIAEGLEWLEVKLAERKQDFLASATTEAKNA; from the coding sequence ATGAACATTGATTTTGTTGAGATCCAGAACTTCCGCAAACTCAAATCCTGCAGGGTAGAAATTGCTTCACAGGAAACGATTCTGGTCGGCGCGAATAATAGCGGCAAGACCTCCGCGATAGATTCGATGAGTCTGTTCCTCAAGAAGCACCGTCGCAACAATATCGCAACCACGGACTTCACTCTGTCGAATTGGTCGCAGATCAATCAAATCGGCACACATTGGGTAAGTGCAGACGACGACACTTTGCCAGACCTTACCCTCGCACAATGGCTGCCGTATTTGCCATCCATCGATATCTGGCTTAATGCCGCTGATGCGGATATCCACCATGTTATTCATCTGCTCCCAACACTTGACTGGACACCTAAGCAGAAACTCGGTGTCCGGCTGGTATTCGCCCCTATTAACATTGAAAAGCTGTACAAAGACTTTCGCGATGCCTATCAAGCGGCCCGAGACACCGAACCATCCGATTCATCAAAAGGGAAGCGCAGATTATCCTTATGGCCGGGATCAATGCGCAATTTCCTGGACAGGACTCTTCGAGAACAGTTTGAGGTAAAGGCGTACATCCTGGACCCTGCGAAATGCTGTGATCCAGAGAAAGGAGTGGCTAGACCCCAGCCGCTTCCTGCTGACAGTGAACCGATGGACCGGGACCCATTTGACGGTCTCTTCAAGATTGACGTTATCACGGCCCAAAGGGGATTCTCAGATCCCACCACTGAAGATGAGTCACGGGGCACATTTGCGAGCTTGTCCACTCAGCTCCGGCAATATTTCACCAAGCATTTGAATCCTTCAGACTCTCCAGATGCCAGCGATATTGAAGCCCTGGAAGCCATCGAAGAGGCAAAGGCGATATTTGACGAGAAGCTAAGAACAAGTTTCAAGCCTGCAATTGGCGAACTTGAGGGCTTGAACTATCCGGGTTTCAGCGACCCGCGTATTTCTCTGACCAGCGAACTCCGTGCTGTTGACACCTTGGACCACAAGGCCGCCGTTCAGTTTGATGTTCTGCCCGAAGGTGTCGACACCGCCGCCTTGTCGCTACCGGAACAGTATAACGGGTTGGGGTATCAGAACCTTATCTCCATGGTATTCAGCCTGATTCGGTTCAGGGACGAATGGATGCGGGTTGGCAAAGCGGCAAGAAAGCAGAGCGGTGATGAGACCATTATCGAGCCGCTTCACATTGTTCTCATTGAAGAGCCGGAAGCTCACCTGCACGCGCAGGTTCAGCAGGTATTTATCAAGAGGGCTTATGCGGTGCTGCGCAACCATGCAAAACTCGCAGGGCCTCAGCTCAATACTCAGATGATTGTCAGCACGCATTCATCGCATATAGCGCACGAGTTGGATTTTACGTGCTTGCGCTATTTTCGGCGCAAACCCGCAGCGCAGAAAGGAGAGATACCTTCCGCGACTGTTGTGAATCTCTCCAAGACGTTCGGGAGTACTTCAGAGACATCGAAATTTGCGACACGCTACATCAAGTCGACGCATTGTGATCTATTCTTTGCTGATGCGGCCATTCTTGTCGAAGGATCGGCGGAACGAATGCTGGTTCCGCATTTCATAAAGAATGGATTCAAGAAGCTGGATCAAAGCTATATCTCCTTGCTTGAGATTGGCGGCAGTCACGCACACCGCTTGAAACCACTCCTTGCAACACTGGGCCTTCTTTCGCTTGTGATCACGGATTTGGATTCAATCGGTGAGACCGGCACTGCAAAGATATTTCCCGAACGGGGCAAGAAGTATCGAACTGGCAATGCCACACTTAAGAAATGGCTTCCCAAGAAGCAATCGCTGGATGAAATCCTGGATTGTTCCAACGATGACAAGCAGTCTGACAATGAGCAGATCAGGGTAGCTTATCAATGTCCGATAATGCTCAAGTACAAGTATGACTCTACTGAAGAAGAAACCATTCCGTACACGTTTGAAGATTCGTTGGCTCTGACCAATCTGGAATTGTTCCGGGGATATTCGGCCCCCACAGGCCTACTGAAGAAGCTTGCAGAAGCCCTTGATAAACCCACTTTGCCCGAAGCCGCAAATGAGATGTTCAACAGCTTAGGGGCAGGGAGTAAAGCCGGGATGGCTTTGGAATTGCTCTATCTTACCGAGCCAAGCGAGTTGAAGCCTCCAGCCTACATTGCTGAAGGGCTTGAATGGCTGGAAGTCAAACTGGCTGAAAGAAAACAGGATTTCCTGGCCTCCGCAACAACGGAGGCCAAGAATGCCTGA